The Polyangium aurulentum genomic interval GTTCCCAATACGACCCACGGCGTCTCCTCGATCGCCCTCTGCTTTCCGTGGCGCCGCGGCGACAAGGTCGTCGTCTTCGAAGGCGAGTTCCCCGCCAACGTCACGCCCTGGCTCCGCGCCGCCGAGCTGTTCGGCCTCGAGCCGATCATGCTGCGCGTCCGCGATTTCGCGGCGAGCGACGCGCAGGGGCTCGCCTCGCTCGAAGGGGCGCTCTCGCGCGGCGGCGTGCGGCTCGCGGCCGTGAGCGCGGTGCAGTTCCAGACGGGCCTGCGCATGCCGCTGAAGGAGATGGCCACGCTGCTGCACGCGCACGGCGCCGAGCTGTTCGTGGACGGCATCCAGGCGACGGGCGTGCTGCCCATCGACGTGCGCGATCTGGGCGTCGATTACTGGACCGCGGGCGGACAGAAATGGCTGATGGGCCCCGAAGGCACGGGGTTTCTGTACGTGCGCGGCGAGCGCGCGAAGGAGCTGCGCCCGCACCTCGCCGGGTGGTTGAGCCATGAAGACGGCGTGCGCTTCCTGCTCGAGGGACCGGGGCTCATGCAGTACGACCGGCCCTTCAAGCAGCGCGCGGACGTGTTCGAGGGCGGAGGGCCCAACACGCTCGGGCTCGTGGGGCTCGAGGCCGCGGTGGATCTCATCGCGGAGATCGGCACGGAGAAGATCTTCGAGCACGTGACCGCGTGGCTCGACGGCGCCGAGGCGGGGCTCGTCGAGCGGGGCTTCACGAGCCTGCGCGCGCCCGAGCCGAGCCGGCGCTCGGGCATCCTGGGCGTCGTTCCGCCCTCGGACGTGGACGTGGTGAAGCTGCACCGCGCGATCATCTCGCGCGGCGTCTCCTGCGCGATCCCGGACGGCGTCTTGCGCCTGAGCCCGCACTGGCCGAACAACGTCGACGAGGTGGAGCAGGTGCTGCTCACCGTCGACGAGGCGCTCGCCGACGCCCGCGGCATCGCGCGCCCCCGCTCCGACGACTGGTAGGATTTCAGCGCTTGTTTAGGGCCAGGCGATGGTCATGAAGCGGACCCGACCTGGCCCGCCCGCGACGTCGTCGCCGAAGAAGAGCGAGCTCGCAGACGGGCCCGCGAACGACGGCGACACATCCACGTTGACGCCTCCCGTGAGCGTCGCGAGCGCCTTCAGCGGGCCGGGCGGAGCGCCGGGAGACAGCTCGAACGCGTCGAGGATCATGGTCTCGCGCAGGGCCGAGGTGAGCACGCCGCGGCACTTGGGGCCGCTGCACGTGAGCGCGACCGAGGTGACGGCGCTGCCCTCCTCGCCGCGCACGAGCT includes:
- a CDS encoding aminotransferase class V-fold PLP-dependent enzyme — its product is MTNQGKPSPFSAKLGDRELFPDLEPLVYANHAAISPPSWPVRRAVQNAMVEWGRRGVGAFPVYAAQRARVREKLGKLIGAPVEDIGFVPNTTHGVSSIALCFPWRRGDKVVVFEGEFPANVTPWLRAAELFGLEPIMLRVRDFAASDAQGLASLEGALSRGGVRLAAVSAVQFQTGLRMPLKEMATLLHAHGAELFVDGIQATGVLPIDVRDLGVDYWTAGGQKWLMGPEGTGFLYVRGERAKELRPHLAGWLSHEDGVRFLLEGPGLMQYDRPFKQRADVFEGGGPNTLGLVGLEAAVDLIAEIGTEKIFEHVTAWLDGAEAGLVERGFTSLRAPEPSRRSGILGVVPPSDVDVVKLHRAIISRGVSCAIPDGVLRLSPHWPNNVDEVEQVLLTVDEALADARGIARPRSDDW